The following are encoded in a window of Halosimplex halophilum genomic DNA:
- a CDS encoding single-stranded DNA binding protein, whose protein sequence is MGAIEEVYADLDTDVSEEEFREAVEQKVEQMGGLADEETAAMLIAHELNEGEVDTVADIEPGMDEVKFLAKVVSIGELRTFERDGEDEEGRVVNVEAADETGTVRLAFWDEQAASVAEGQLEEGQVLRIAGRPKDGYNGLEVSVDKAEPDEDAEIDVDLGEGSTVDALTMGQSDVNVRGIVLETESVRTFDRDDGTEGKVANFLLGDETGRVRVTMWDDRADRAEELEPGTAVEVVDGYVREREGDLELHVGDRGAVDEIDETVEFTPEADAIDAVEMDQVVDLAGVVRSADPKRTFDRDDGSEGQVRNIRVQDDTGDIRVALWGEKADKEIAPGDEVFVADAEIQDGWQDDLEASAGWQSTVVVLDENTEAGSAAPSPGGVSGDDGGSGGSESAGLGAFTGDDDGDDGGETDASSASASSDAGSAGGGADGGAAAAAAEEVEFTGTVVQTGDPVILDDGQETMQVETDAALTLGQEVTARGAMVDDRLDADDVF, encoded by the coding sequence GAGGTCTACGCGGATCTCGATACGGACGTCTCCGAGGAGGAGTTCCGCGAGGCCGTCGAACAGAAGGTCGAGCAGATGGGCGGGCTCGCCGACGAGGAGACGGCGGCGATGCTGATCGCCCACGAGCTCAACGAAGGGGAGGTCGACACCGTCGCGGACATCGAACCGGGCATGGACGAGGTGAAGTTCCTCGCGAAGGTGGTCTCCATCGGCGAGTTACGCACGTTCGAACGCGACGGCGAGGACGAGGAGGGCCGCGTCGTCAACGTCGAGGCCGCCGACGAGACCGGCACTGTCCGGCTCGCCTTCTGGGACGAGCAGGCCGCCTCCGTCGCCGAGGGCCAGCTGGAGGAGGGACAGGTCCTCCGGATCGCCGGCCGGCCGAAGGACGGCTACAACGGCCTCGAAGTCTCCGTCGACAAGGCCGAACCGGACGAGGACGCCGAGATCGATGTCGACCTGGGGGAGGGGTCGACCGTCGACGCGCTGACGATGGGCCAGTCCGACGTGAACGTCCGGGGGATCGTCCTGGAGACGGAGTCGGTCCGCACGTTCGACCGCGACGACGGGACGGAGGGGAAGGTGGCGAACTTCCTGCTGGGCGACGAGACCGGGCGCGTGCGCGTGACGATGTGGGACGACCGGGCCGACCGCGCCGAGGAGCTGGAGCCCGGCACCGCGGTCGAGGTGGTCGACGGCTACGTCCGCGAGCGGGAGGGCGACCTGGAGCTGCACGTCGGTGACCGCGGCGCGGTCGACGAGATCGACGAGACCGTCGAGTTCACGCCGGAGGCAGACGCCATCGACGCCGTCGAGATGGACCAGGTGGTCGACCTGGCGGGCGTGGTGCGGTCGGCCGACCCCAAGCGCACGTTCGACCGCGACGACGGCTCGGAGGGGCAGGTCCGGAACATCCGCGTGCAGGACGACACGGGCGACATCCGGGTGGCGCTGTGGGGCGAGAAGGCGGACAAGGAGATCGCGCCCGGCGACGAGGTGTTCGTCGCCGACGCGGAGATCCAGGACGGCTGGCAGGACGACCTGGAGGCGTCGGCGGGCTGGCAGTCGACGGTGGTCGTCCTCGACGAGAACACCGAGGCGGGCTCGGCCGCGCCCTCGCCCGGCGGTGTGAGCGGCGACGACGGCGGGTCGGGCGGCTCCGAGTCCGCCGGCCTCGGTGCGTTCACCGGCGACGACGATGGCGACGACGGCGGCGAGACGGACGCGAGCAGCGCCAGCGCGTCGAGCGATGCGGGATCCGCGGGCGGAGGTGCCGACGGCGGCGCCGCGGCGGCCGCGGCCGAGGAAGTCGAGTTCACGGGGACGGTCGTCCAGACGGGCGATCCGGTGATCCTGGACGACGGCCAGGAGACGATGCAGGTCGAGACGGACGCGGCGCTGACGCTCGGGCAGGAAGTGACCGCCCGGGGCGCGATGGTCGACGACCGGCTGGACGCCGACGACGTGTTCTAG